The Chloroflexota bacterium genome includes the window GTCCGGGGCAACGAACTGCGCCGGGCTGGCCTCCCGATGGACGAAGCTTTCCAGAGAGACGGTGTACTGACTCGAATCGCCATGGTATCGGACGCAGTATTGCGTCGGGTAGTAACCGGCCACTTCGACGGCTGGCGGCGTCTTGATTGCGGTGCATCCATCCGGCTGACCGCGCAGATATGCCAGCGTCACCATGTCTTCGATAAAGGTGAGGTGCCCGCCATAGGTTCCGTAGATCAGCGTGTTCGTGAAAGGCTGACCGTTGAACTCCGAACCGGTCAGGTCGATGAGGTGATTGCCCATTGCGGGAGCGACTGCATCGACGTTCGCGTAGTCGGGCGGCATGAAGTTCCGGGGGAGCGGCATTCGGGCGGTATCGAAACTCGTGCAATCGACGAACTCATCACCGCACGCGCCCACATTGATCGCAAACGTGTCGGCGATCGGGGCCAAGTAGAAATGGACGTCGAAGTGTGGCACGTCGTAGACGCCCGGGGGAATGTGCCCGACGGGATTCCAGTTGAAGAGCACCCACTTCAACGGAATGTCCGAGCGTGTTGCCACCGAGTCGGGAAGCGGAATGACGAACTCGTGAGTGCTCTCGCATTCGTCGGGCCGCGTCACGACGCCATCTCCGTCTCGGTCGTAGCAATGGTGCTGGTCCGTATGCGCGCTGGGGAGTCCGTCGAGCACGTTGGCTGCGAACACGATCCCGATGGCGGTTGGGGTGCCGTCGGGCTGAAGTTCCGCGTACGTCGTGACCTGCCCATTACCCACGTGAGCACTTGCCCCCTGGGTCCGTTGCGCGCTTGCGTCGGGGATGGCAACGGCGCCCGCGACCACAAGCGCAGCGGCAACAGCCGAAAGCCGCCGGACGACAACTCCTCCTGCCACTGGGTGCCTCCTTTATGGATTGCAGCTCGGCCGCGATGGCCGCCGCGCAATAATAGCACCCCCGCCAGGAACAGGCCTCGCCGCCGTTGTGGAGCGGCTCATGACCGTTGATGCCGCAACCAGGATGAAAGACGCGCGGCGGAGGCTGACGGCCCCAGGGACCTCCAGCCTCCGCCTCCGGGATCAGCAGCACGGTGACGCGCAATCCCCCGGCGAGATCGCGCTCGTCGGGAGACCGTTCAATCTGGCCGAGCTAGGCCGCGCGCGGCTCCGACATCTTGAAGTCGTCGAGCCGATCCTTGTTGAAGATCACGAACACCTCGTCACCCGTCACCGAGGAGACGCACGACGTGGGCAGCCAATAGTCCGGCTGCATCGCGGCGCTCACCTTGAAGCAGTCTTCTCGCACCTCCCCAACATGCCCCAGATTGTCGTGATCGCGCGTGAACACTTCTGCCTCGATCGGCACGTGGTGCGTCGTACCGGTTAGATCGATGCCCGCCATGGCTTCCTCCTCTGTTGGCTGACGTACCGAGCTGCTTGGCTCCATTGTGCGTCCCTGAGGAGTCACGCCGAGGTAGCGCTCCGTCACCGGCGGGTCAACGCGGTGGGATGCTGCGGCCGAGGGCGAGGAAACGCGCTTGGACGCAACGTCTGCCTGACACGGCGGTGTATGGTTGCTGGTGAAGCGGGGCGCCCGACCTGGACCCCGCGAAGTCCAGCGCGAAGCTTCGATGGAGGCATGCCGCCATGCGGGAATCGGCGAACGCGGGCTCGTCCCCACAGGATGTCGCCCTTTTGCGGGACCGCGAGGCCAACACCGCCCTCGTCCGGCGGGTCTACGAGGAGTGCCTGAATCACGGCAATCTCGCGTTGCTGGACGAGTTGATCGACGAGCGCCTCGTGGATCACAGCCTATTCGGAGGCGGCACGGGCCACGAGAGCTTCAAGCAGCGGTTTCGCGCGGTGCGCTCCGCGTTTCCCGACGCGATCATGACAATCGAAGACAGCATAGCCGTGGGTGACAAGGTGGCGTGCCGCTGGACGTTACACGCCACGCACACCGGACCTTTCGGAGCCGTGGCCCCCACCGGCCGCCACGTCGTGGTGAGCGGTATGAACATCTGTCGCGTGCGGAGTGGCAAGGTGGTC containing:
- a CDS encoding ester cyclase, yielding MRESANAGSSPQDVALLRDREANTALVRRVYEECLNHGNLALLDELIDERLVDHSLFGGGTGHESFKQRFRAVRSAFPDAIMTIEDSIAVGDKVACRWTLHATHTGPFGAVAPTGRHVVVSGMNICRVRSGKVVEHWANFDHLGLLQQLGVMTPRGTQPSTGA